From Toxorhynchites rutilus septentrionalis strain SRP chromosome 2, ASM2978413v1, whole genome shotgun sequence, a single genomic window includes:
- the LOC129765701 gene encoding THO complex subunit 4-like: MDKIEMSLDEIIKTQKTHKGKNPRKDVEKSTGTNGTSKKRKQNGTNKKPQKGNRNSLDKPSQKRTANLQGQRNSGVGKKFRKNTAPPRDGGGVQKGGNRGGIQRPKKARYNVNAPKLELFTAGYKNATEGSTKMVVSNLDQGVSDSDMIELFSECGPLEGATVHYDRNGVSLGTADVIFGRRVDAVKAMKQFNGIRLDGRPMNIQLAGPVVTPTRTVNAALSHVERPRERLPQRRGHDSNMRAVSPKVRSQQTHRDFRDRSFDRTRANGQNRREHQRPGANQNRRVSGGNSGRRR; encoded by the coding sequence ATGGATAAAATCGAAATGAGTTTGGATGAAATCATCAAGACGCAGAAAACACATAAAGGTAAAAATCCTCGCAAAGATGTTGAAAAGTCAACTGGTACCAATGGGACGTCAAAAAAACGCAAACAAAATGGCACCAacaaaaaaccacaaaaagGTAATCGGAACAGTCTCGACAAACCATCGCAGAAACGTACTGCGAACCTACAAGGACAACGAAACAGTGGTGTTGGAAAGAAGTTCCGAAAGAACACCGCACCGCCAAGGGATGGCGGAGGTGTCCAGAAAGGGGGCAATCGAGGAGGAATCCAACGTCCGAAGAAAGCACGCTATAATGTAAATGCTCCGAAACTCGAACTGTTTACCGCCGGTTACAAAAATGCGACCGAAGGTAGCACCAAAATGGTGGTGTCAAATCTGGACCAAGGTGTGTCGGACTCGGATATGATCGAACTCTTCTCGGAATGTGGACCCCTCGAGGGCGCCACGGTTCACTACGATCGGAACGGAGTGTCTTTGGGGACGGCTGACGTGATATTCGGGCGACGGGTCGACGCAGTGAAAGCGATGAAACAGTTCAACGGGATCCGTCTCGATGGTCGACCGATGAATATACAGCTAGCAGGTCCGGTGGTCACACCAACGAGGACGGTGAATGCAGCATTATCGCATGTAGAGCGACCACGGGAGAGACTGCCACAACGTCGTGGGCATGATTCTAACATGCGGGCGGTATCGCCGAAGGTGCGGAGCCAGCAAACACACCGAGATTTTCGGGATCGAAGTTTTGACAGGACGAGAGCCAACGGCCAGAATCGTCGCGAGCATCAAAGACCAGGGGCTAATCAAAATCGTCGTGTGAGTGGTGGAAACAGCGGTCGTCGACGCTGA
- the LOC129765704 gene encoding THO complex subunit 4-like: MDKIEMSLDEIIKTQKTHKGKNPRKDVEKSTGTNGTSKKRKQNGTNKKPQKGNRNSLDKPSQKRTANLQGQRNSGVGKKFRKNTAPPRDGGGVQKGGNRGGIQRPKKARYNVNAPKLELFTAGYKNATEGSTKMVVSNLDQGVSDSDMIELFSECGPLEGATVHYDRNGVSLGTADVIFGRRVDAVKAMKQFNGIRLDGRPMNIQLAGPVVTPTRTVNAALSHVERPRERLPQRRGHDSNMRAVSPKVRSQQTHRDFRDRSFDRTRAIGQNRREHQRPGANQNRRVSGGNSGRRR; encoded by the coding sequence ATGGATAAAATCGAAATGAGTTTGGATGAAATCATCAAGACGCAGAAAACACATAAAGGTAAAAATCCTCGCAAAGATGTTGAAAAGTCAACTGGTACCAATGGGACGTCAAAAAAACGCAAACAAAATGGCACCAacaaaaaaccacaaaaagGTAATCGGAACAGTCTCGACAAACCATCGCAGAAACGTACTGCGAACCTACAAGGACAACGAAACAGTGGTGTTGGAAAGAAGTTCCGAAAGAACACCGCACCGCCAAGGGATGGCGGAGGTGTCCAGAAAGGGGGCAATCGAGGAGGAATCCAACGTCCGAAGAAAGCACGCTATAATGTAAATGCTCCGAAACTCGAACTGTTTACCGCCGGTTACAAAAATGCGACCGAAGGTAGCACCAAAATGGTGGTGTCAAATCTGGACCAAGGTGTGTCGGACTCGGATATGATCGAACTCTTCTCGGAATGTGGACCCCTCGAGGGCGCCACGGTTCACTACGATCGGAACGGAGTGTCTTTGGGGACGGCTGACGTGATATTCGGGCGACGGGTCGACGCAGTGAAAGCGATGAAACAGTTCAACGGGATCCGTCTCGATGGTCGACCGATGAATATACAGCTAGCAGGTCCGGTGGTCACACCAACGAGGACGGTGAATGCAGCATTATCGCATGTAGAGCGACCACGGGAGAGACTGCCACAACGTCGGGGTCATGATTCTAACATGCGGGCGGTATCGCCGAAGGTGCGTAGCCAGCAAACACATCGAGATTTTCGGGATCGAAGTTTTGACAGGACGAGAGCCATCGGCCAGAATCGTCGCGAGCATCAAAGACCAGGGGCTAATCAAAATCGTCGTGTGAGTGGTGGAAACAGCGGTCGTCGACGCTGA